Proteins from a single region of Paenibacillus sp. BIHB 4019:
- a CDS encoding extracellular solute-binding protein codes for MMKVVKGKKKTSVLLALTLAGTMLLGACGSNNETGNKTTGGEAASGKPVTLKVEVFDRGNSPSGSTITKNYLTTYVQDNFGKANNVDVQFVPIPRSEEVQKLNVLMASGSDVPDIVFTYDSGTFYRYAQQGGLTDLGELLDQYGPNLKKFLGDDTLAYGNYQGQQFALPAKRAHLGKYSSFVRQDWLDKLGLPVPQTTDELYTTLKAFKEKDPGQTGGKVIPLGMALASAQYEPLLWSFIQPVTEEQRYTLTQQLGSNDFPILLPGFKDALQFMNKLYNEGLMSKDFSLDEDKKKLNEDAAKGLVGFFSEDDMNPFYPDGLYSTLQTNIPDAKLSSVDVYSNSEGKHPKPEYAPVGLYLMIPKSSKNAVEAIKYLDWMASGDNLLNIQNGVAGENYDLQDGIPVAKADAPDDIKNRVYNWGDMAIISNGKQLGDTEKNVEAYVLGMPEQFQEETRKALTISRSDTIKPVLFDHPIEAQAKYGSALRDKFNEIVVKATMVKPDQFESTFESIMKDYMANGGQAILDERTKAYEAMK; via the coding sequence ATGATGAAAGTTGTGAAGGGGAAAAAGAAAACCAGCGTTTTGCTAGCACTTACGCTTGCAGGTACTATGCTTCTTGGTGCATGCGGCAGCAACAATGAAACTGGAAACAAAACGACAGGTGGCGAAGCAGCCTCCGGTAAGCCAGTAACACTTAAGGTGGAAGTATTCGATCGTGGCAATTCTCCTTCTGGTTCGACTATTACAAAAAACTATTTGACGACATATGTACAGGATAACTTCGGCAAGGCAAATAACGTTGATGTGCAATTTGTACCGATTCCACGTTCAGAGGAAGTACAGAAGCTTAACGTTCTAATGGCGAGCGGAAGCGATGTTCCTGATATCGTATTCACTTATGATTCGGGTACGTTTTACCGTTATGCGCAGCAAGGCGGTTTGACTGACCTTGGCGAGCTGCTTGATCAATACGGTCCGAACCTCAAAAAATTTCTAGGCGACGATACGCTAGCTTATGGTAATTATCAAGGCCAGCAATTCGCACTGCCAGCAAAACGTGCGCATTTAGGGAAATATTCATCTTTCGTCCGTCAAGACTGGCTCGACAAGCTAGGCCTGCCTGTGCCGCAAACGACAGATGAGCTTTACACGACTTTGAAAGCGTTTAAAGAAAAAGATCCGGGTCAAACTGGCGGCAAAGTGATTCCGCTCGGAATGGCGCTAGCATCTGCACAATATGAGCCGCTTCTATGGTCCTTCATTCAGCCCGTTACTGAAGAACAGCGCTACACGCTGACACAGCAGCTCGGATCCAATGACTTCCCGATTCTGCTTCCTGGCTTTAAAGACGCTTTGCAATTCATGAACAAGCTCTATAACGAAGGTCTGATGAGCAAAGACTTCAGCCTTGATGAAGACAAGAAGAAGCTGAACGAAGATGCAGCTAAAGGCTTGGTCGGTTTCTTCAGCGAAGACGATATGAACCCGTTCTATCCAGATGGTTTGTACTCGACACTGCAAACGAACATTCCTGACGCTAAGCTTTCCTCTGTTGATGTTTACTCGAACTCCGAGGGCAAACATCCGAAGCCGGAATATGCGCCAGTTGGTCTGTACCTTATGATTCCGAAAAGCAGCAAAAATGCAGTAGAGGCAATTAAGTACCTGGATTGGATGGCTTCTGGAGACAACCTGCTTAACATTCAAAATGGTGTAGCTGGCGAAAACTATGATCTTCAAGACGGTATCCCGGTAGCTAAAGCCGATGCTCCAGATGATATCAAAAATCGCGTATACAACTGGGGTGACATGGCCATTATCTCCAACGGCAAACAGTTGGGTGATACGGAGAAAAACGTAGAGGCTTATGTACTAGGCATGCCTGAGCAATTCCAAGAAGAAACTCGCAAAGCACTGACGATTTCCAGATCTGATACGATCAAGCCGGTCTTGTTCGACCATCCGATCGAAGCCCAAGCCAAATATGGTTCGGCGCTGCGTGACAAGTTCAATGAAATTGTCGTTAAAGCAACGATGGTGAAGCCGGATCAATTCGAAAGCACATTCGAATCGATCATGAAGGATTATATGGCTAACGGCGGTCAAGCGATTTTGGATGAACGCACAAAAGCTTATGAGGCCATGAAATAA
- a CDS encoding ABC transporter permease subunit, with amino-acid sequence MNMRVYLRRYWQLYMLLILPVTYFLVFKYGPMYGIIIAFKDFNFFQGINGSEWIGLDAFKEVFAMSDFYKTLRNTLMLNFLDLLFSFPAPLFIAIMLYELKSAWFKKISQTILYIPHFISWVIIGGIVYQVFGTQSGMVNNFVTSLGFEAIPFLTDKNDWLITYLIVGVWQSAGWGTIIYLAALTGINRELFEAADVDGAGRLRKIWSITLPSLKPTIVTLLIINVGNMIAIGFERPYIIGNTAVRDYSDVLSTFVYRIGIESGQYTLATVVGLFQAVVGLVFVLGANYLSKKLADQSII; translated from the coding sequence TTGAACATGCGCGTGTATTTACGCAGATACTGGCAATTATATATGCTGCTTATTTTACCGGTTACCTATTTCTTGGTTTTCAAATATGGACCGATGTACGGCATTATTATTGCGTTTAAGGATTTTAACTTTTTCCAAGGGATTAATGGTTCTGAATGGATCGGACTTGATGCTTTCAAGGAAGTATTCGCCATGTCGGACTTTTACAAGACACTGCGCAATACGCTCATGCTTAATTTTTTGGATCTGCTTTTCTCTTTCCCGGCTCCTTTGTTTATCGCTATTATGCTATATGAGCTCAAATCAGCTTGGTTCAAAAAGATTTCGCAAACGATTTTGTACATTCCGCATTTCATTTCGTGGGTTATTATCGGCGGGATCGTCTACCAAGTGTTTGGTACGCAATCCGGTATGGTTAACAATTTCGTAACTTCGTTAGGCTTTGAAGCGATTCCTTTTCTTACGGACAAAAACGATTGGTTAATTACGTATTTAATCGTCGGAGTTTGGCAAAGTGCCGGCTGGGGGACGATCATTTATTTGGCGGCTCTTACAGGCATCAACAGGGAGTTGTTCGAGGCGGCTGACGTTGACGGAGCAGGCAGACTGAGAAAAATTTGGAGCATTACGCTGCCATCCTTAAAACCAACGATTGTTACGCTTCTCATTATTAACGTGGGCAATATGATTGCCATCGGATTTGAACGTCCTTATATTATCGGAAATACCGCTGTACGTGATTATTCGGACGTGCTCAGCACCTTCGTATACCGTATCGGCATTGAATCTGGACAATATACGCTTGCTACGGTCGTCGGCTTGTTCCAGGCAGTTGTCGGACTTGTGTTCGTCTTAGGCGCCAACTACTTATCCAAGAAACTGGCAGACCAAAGCATTATTTAA
- a CDS encoding carbohydrate ABC transporter permease, with protein MRDQQASRSFDIVNTIAILLFVLLCLAPFLHIIAISLSSTRSIMSGEVSLIPVEINWDAYKKVFSDASMIRSLGFTVLLTVLFTIMCMIMTIAAAYPLAKTKLKGRKLVMFIIIITMFFSGGLIPEYMLVRNLGLLDSIWALMLPGLVSPFYLIILITFFQNIPDSLEESAEIDGSSYLRTLVSIIVPLSLPVIATLSLFYAVGRWNGFTDTLMYITSPEMYPLQLKLYQLVQNNMVSELLVMEGANGQAKLQPESLKAASVIFATVPIMIVYPWLQRYFVSGVMLGAVKG; from the coding sequence ATGAGAGATCAACAAGCCAGCCGATCATTTGATATTGTCAATACGATCGCCATTTTATTATTCGTGCTGCTATGTTTGGCTCCGTTTCTTCATATAATCGCTATCTCGCTCAGCTCAACACGTTCCATCATGTCTGGTGAGGTCAGCCTTATTCCTGTCGAAATCAATTGGGATGCCTACAAGAAGGTATTTTCAGATGCGTCGATGATCCGGTCACTCGGTTTTACCGTTCTGCTGACGGTTTTATTTACAATCATGTGCATGATAATGACGATTGCGGCGGCTTACCCGCTTGCTAAAACAAAATTAAAAGGCCGCAAGCTGGTCATGTTCATTATTATCATTACGATGTTTTTCAGCGGCGGACTTATTCCAGAGTATATGCTCGTGCGCAATTTGGGCTTGCTCGACTCGATATGGGCGCTTATGCTACCAGGTCTCGTTAGTCCGTTTTATTTAATTATTTTGATTACGTTTTTTCAAAATATTCCCGATTCGCTGGAGGAGTCAGCGGAGATTGACGGAAGCTCGTACCTCCGCACTTTGGTTAGCATTATTGTGCCGCTGTCGCTGCCCGTTATTGCTACGCTGAGCTTGTTTTATGCAGTAGGCCGCTGGAACGGTTTTACGGATACGCTCATGTATATTACGAGTCCAGAGATGTATCCGCTGCAATTGAAGCTTTATCAGCTGGTTCAAAACAACATGGTCAGCGAGCTGCTGGTAATGGAAGGCGCAAACGGACAGGCGAAGCTGCAGCCGGAAAGCTTGAAGGCGGCGAGCGTTATTTTCGCAACTGTGCCAATTATGATTGTTTATCCGTGGCTTCAACGGTATTTCGTTAGTGGCGTTATGCTCGGTGCGGTCAAAGGTTAA
- a CDS encoding TIM barrel protein: MGNDKGQYSFSTCWNIKRHNVGSSMIDEIRELGFRYVELNYNVTQELLSTIEPMIERGEIGVSSVHNTFPHVADPDYGTDSVLLGFEDEEKRQRAIELLIRSAEYANRYGAKAVVVHPGEVPFDYNIDNELKKIYHDHGPDSPAYVKLWNEMLERRESLSEHYLQRIGDSLEDICDQIAAKGWDVSIGIETRSRCYQMPTLREAKSVFDRLKGAPVGLWYDFGHGMMMERMGLYDNARDMEAIKDNVVGIHIHETVGLSDHWCPYVHSGDMSYFDRFLPIIAAAPVKVYELKAACTPEEIEQSHELLLAKLSEREV, from the coding sequence ATGGGAAACGACAAAGGCCAATATTCGTTCTCGACATGCTGGAATATTAAACGCCACAACGTCGGCAGCAGCATGATCGATGAAATTCGGGAGCTCGGCTTTCGCTACGTTGAGCTGAACTATAACGTCACGCAGGAGCTGTTGTCGACGATTGAGCCGATGATTGAACGGGGAGAAATTGGAGTGTCGAGCGTCCACAATACGTTTCCGCATGTTGCGGACCCCGACTATGGTACCGATTCTGTGCTGCTCGGCTTTGAAGACGAGGAAAAGCGGCAGCGTGCAATCGAGCTGCTGATCCGTTCGGCGGAATATGCGAATCGCTATGGTGCGAAGGCGGTTGTCGTGCATCCAGGCGAGGTGCCGTTCGACTATAACATCGATAATGAGCTCAAAAAAATTTATCATGACCATGGGCCAGACTCCCCTGCATACGTAAAGCTGTGGAACGAGATGCTGGAGCGCAGGGAATCATTGTCGGAACATTACCTGCAGCGAATAGGCGATAGTCTGGAAGATATTTGCGACCAGATCGCGGCTAAGGGCTGGGACGTATCGATTGGCATTGAAACGCGTTCGCGCTGTTATCAGATGCCGACGCTGCGCGAGGCGAAGTCGGTTTTTGACCGGCTGAAGGGTGCACCGGTCGGCTTGTGGTATGATTTTGGCCATGGCATGATGATGGAGCGTATGGGCTTGTACGATAACGCGCGGGATATGGAAGCCATCAAGGACAATGTAGTCGGTATACACATCCATGAGACGGTTGGATTGTCGGATCACTGGTGTCCGTATGTACACAGCGGCGACATGAGCTATTTCGATCGTTTCCTGCCTATTATCGCAGCAGCTCCTGTGAAGGTGTATGAGCTAAAAGCGGCATGTACACCGGAGGAAATCGAACAGAGCCACGAGCTGCTGCTCGCCAAGCTGTCCGAGCGCGAGGTGTAG
- a CDS encoding MgtC/SapB family protein, with translation MFVLKLGAALLLGLLIGVDRQLRHKPLGIKTSMVIAVASCLITMVSIEASTELAHPGMTNMDPMRLAAQIVSGIGFIGAGVILRRNNDVISGLTTAAMVWSASALGIAAGAGFYKEAFTAVGFIIMAVNLVPFVVRALGPRKLRERDLSVCMTFDRSAELDGLMTKIRSEHQIKHTKIKDIGDGRKEIQLVLSSRELHPTTSVYEDLRRYKNVVSVEVENISS, from the coding sequence TTGTTTGTACTTAAATTGGGGGCGGCTTTGCTGCTTGGGCTGCTGATCGGTGTAGACCGCCAGCTTCGGCACAAGCCGCTTGGCATCAAGACGAGCATGGTGATCGCGGTCGCAAGCTGCCTAATTACGATGGTGTCGATCGAAGCGTCGACTGAGCTTGCCCACCCGGGCATGACTAACATGGACCCGATGCGGCTGGCGGCACAAATTGTGAGCGGCATCGGCTTTATTGGCGCAGGCGTCATCCTGAGAAGAAATAACGATGTCATCTCCGGCCTGACGACAGCTGCAATGGTCTGGTCGGCGTCGGCGCTTGGGATTGCGGCAGGAGCAGGCTTCTATAAAGAAGCGTTCACTGCCGTAGGCTTCATCATCATGGCGGTCAATCTGGTGCCGTTCGTGGTTCGGGCATTAGGACCGAGAAAGCTGCGCGAGCGCGACCTATCGGTCTGCATGACGTTTGACCGTTCGGCTGAGCTGGACGGCTTGATGACGAAAATTCGATCGGAGCACCAGATCAAGCATACGAAAATCAAAGATATTGGCGACGGCCGCAAAGAAATTCAGCTCGTGCTGTCATCGCGGGAATTGCACCCGACAACATCTGTCTACGAGGATCTTCGGCGCTATAAAAATGTCGTCTCCGTCGAGGTCGAAAACATTAGCTCATAG
- a CDS encoding YdcF family protein, with the protein MKKRLVSKKNITLLLCVSVFIAAVLCWFSYEIWSFSMKDEAKPADAILVLGTAVWGDQPSPVLRERLNHAIKLYEQGYAKYIIFTGGRRSANELAESEVSRSYAIEKGVKPEHILIEDQSLITEENFEYSLIVAKPYKLETYIIVSDPLHMKRALMMASELGMTAYSSPTTTSAYSSMRTKLPFFFRELFYYTSYRIIYALS; encoded by the coding sequence ATGAAAAAAAGGCTTGTTTCGAAAAAAAACATAACGCTGTTGCTTTGCGTTTCAGTATTTATCGCAGCGGTACTATGCTGGTTTTCCTATGAAATTTGGTCGTTCAGCATGAAGGATGAAGCGAAGCCAGCTGATGCGATTTTAGTTCTCGGCACGGCGGTCTGGGGTGATCAGCCATCTCCCGTGCTGCGGGAACGCCTGAACCATGCTATAAAGCTGTACGAGCAAGGTTACGCAAAATATATTATTTTCACCGGAGGACGCAGGTCTGCGAATGAGCTGGCAGAGTCAGAAGTATCACGGAGCTATGCGATTGAAAAAGGCGTGAAGCCTGAGCATATTTTGATCGAAGACCAATCTCTTATTACAGAGGAAAATTTCGAATATTCGCTAATTGTAGCGAAGCCATATAAGCTAGAAACCTACATAATTGTCAGCGATCCGCTTCATATGAAGCGCGCACTCATGATGGCCAGCGAGCTGGGAATGACGGCATACTCCTCGCCAACTACGACCTCCGCATACAGCAGCATGCGCACAAAGCTGCCCTTTTTCTTCCGCGAGCTGTTTTATTATACAAGCTATCGAATTATATATGCTCTGAGCTAG
- a CDS encoding TrkH family potassium uptake protein yields MTPPQILTLGFLAIIAAGTLLLSLPLASSTHQATPLIDALFTATSAVCVTGLVVVDTGIHYSTFGELVILVLMQVGGLGFMTMSTLFALALRKRISLRERLLLQESMNQSSLEGIVRFIRRVLIYAFAIEGIGALVLALRWSTEMPFGKALYFGIFHSVSMFTNAGFDIMGPMNGPFSSFVNHVNDPIINVIVIALIFLGGIGFIVLAEMWDYPKTRKLSFHSKVVLYATGILFVAGAAVIFIFEFTNAKTLEPLSISGKLYSSLFQSISPRSGGANTLDIASLRHATQFLIILLMFIGASPGSAGGGIKVTTFAILIGAVFAMIRGREDVVFFRRRLAKDRVYKALTITIASLAAIILFTMILSTTEDVDFLVLLFEVTSAFGTTGLSLGLTPHLTVIGKVLIIIMMFAGRLGPLTLAFTLVPAQEKKELYRYPEGKIMIG; encoded by the coding sequence ATGACTCCGCCGCAAATTCTTACGCTTGGCTTTCTCGCGATTATTGCGGCGGGTACCCTATTGCTTTCTCTGCCTTTGGCTTCGTCAACCCATCAGGCAACGCCGCTCATTGACGCGTTATTCACTGCCACATCCGCTGTTTGCGTAACGGGGCTTGTCGTCGTCGATACCGGCATCCACTATTCAACCTTTGGCGAGCTCGTCATTCTCGTGCTTATGCAGGTTGGCGGACTCGGCTTTATGACGATGTCTACGCTGTTCGCCCTTGCCCTGCGCAAACGGATATCGCTGCGCGAGCGGCTGCTGCTGCAGGAATCCATGAATCAATCTTCGCTGGAAGGGATCGTCCGCTTCATTCGGCGCGTGCTTATTTATGCTTTTGCCATCGAAGGAATAGGCGCCCTTGTTCTGGCACTGCGCTGGTCAACGGAAATGCCTTTTGGCAAAGCGCTGTATTTCGGCATTTTCCATAGCGTGTCGATGTTCACCAACGCCGGATTTGATATTATGGGACCGATGAACGGTCCATTCAGCAGCTTTGTGAATCACGTCAACGATCCCATTATTAATGTGATCGTCATTGCGCTCATTTTTCTCGGCGGAATCGGCTTTATCGTATTGGCGGAAATGTGGGATTATCCAAAAACACGCAAGCTGTCTTTTCATTCCAAGGTTGTGCTGTATGCGACAGGCATTCTGTTTGTCGCAGGTGCAGCCGTTATTTTTATTTTCGAGTTCACAAATGCCAAAACACTAGAACCGCTTAGCATAAGCGGCAAGCTGTACAGCTCGTTGTTCCAAAGCATATCGCCGCGCTCGGGCGGCGCAAATACGCTGGATATTGCTTCGCTGCGGCATGCGACGCAGTTTCTCATTATTTTGCTCATGTTCATCGGTGCATCCCCGGGCTCTGCGGGTGGCGGCATTAAGGTGACGACGTTTGCGATTCTCATCGGTGCGGTGTTTGCGATGATTCGCGGCCGCGAGGATGTCGTCTTTTTCCGCAGAAGGCTGGCAAAGGACCGGGTGTACAAAGCGCTGACGATTACGATAGCCTCTCTGGCGGCGATTATTTTATTTACGATGATTTTATCTACCACCGAGGATGTCGATTTCCTCGTTCTGCTGTTTGAAGTAACGTCCGCATTCGGTACAACCGGATTGTCGCTTGGCTTAACGCCGCATTTGACGGTGATCGGCAAGGTGCTGATTATTATTATGATGTTCGCGGGGCGGCTTGGCCCGCTGACGCTGGCGTTCACACTCGTTCCTGCGCAGGAGAAGAAGGAGCTGTATCGCTATCCGGAAGGAAAAATTATGATCGGATAA